One Limimonas halophila genomic window carries:
- a CDS encoding NADH-quinone oxidoreductase subunit A, giving the protein MESLLLEYLPILIFFGVAIGLSVVLLLASQVLARQRPDPEKLSAYECGFEAFDDARSRFDVRFYLVAILFIIFDLEVAFLFPWAVALPETGVFGFWSMVIFLAILTVGFIYEWKKGALEWE; this is encoded by the coding sequence ATGGAAAGCCTGTTGTTGGAATACCTGCCGATCCTGATCTTCTTCGGCGTGGCGATCGGGCTGTCGGTGGTTCTCCTGCTGGCGTCCCAGGTCCTGGCGCGGCAGCGGCCGGATCCCGAGAAGCTGTCCGCGTACGAGTGCGGCTTCGAGGCCTTCGACGACGCGCGCAGCCGCTTCGACGTACGCTTTTACCTCGTGGCGATCCTGTTCATCATTTTCGATCTCGAGGTGGCCTTCCTCTTCCCCTGGGCCGTCGCGCTGCCGGAGACCGGTGTGTTCGGCTTCTGGTCGATGGTGATCTTTCTGGCCATTCTCACCGTCGGCTTTATTTATGAGTGGAAGAAAGGCGCCCTGGAGTGGGAGTAA